GTCGCCGATGCGTTTGAGGTCCTTGAGGAAGGCGCGATAGGCCAGTTGCCGGCTCTCCTCGTCCGGCGCCCGCAACAGCGACGAGGGATGCACGGTGATGAAGCCCTTGTGCTGCGGAAACGAAAACGGCCCGCGCATTTTCGTCACGGCAACGGCCTGCAGCGCCAGCGCCTGCGCGGCGGTCGCGCCGAGCGCCACCACGAGATCGGGTTTGATGGCGGCGAGTTCACCCTCCAGCCAGAAGCGGCAGGCGCGCACTTCGCCGGCATTCGGCCGCTTGTGCAGACGGCGCTTGCCGCGCGGCTCAAATTTGAAATGCTTCACCGCGTTGGTGACATAAGCGCGCGAGCGATCGAGCCCGGCTTCCTCCATCGCCTTGTCGAACATGCGGCCGGCGGGTCCGACGAACGGCTTGCCGGCGAGGTCTTCCTGATCGCCCGGCTGCTCGCCGACGAAGACCACGGGCGCGTTGCGCGGCCCTTCGCCGAACACGGTCTGCGTCGCATTCCGGTAGAGCGGGCAGCGGGTGCAGTGTTCGGCCTCCTGGCGCATGGCGGTAAGGCTGCCGGTGGCGTGACCGGTTTCGTCATTGCGACCTTGTCTTGCAAGCACATCCGGTTGCGCCACGGTCCTCATCTTGATCCCGCCTTTGAACGCGTCATGACGGGATAAGAGCCATGGTGTCGCGGCAGTTCCGTTCACGGCAGCAGATCGTCGGGCACGTGATCGGGCGAATAATCGCCTGGCCGGTTCCTGTTCCAGACGCGCCAGCCGGCATAGACAAAGCCGCCGCTGGTAAAGGCGATGCCGAACGTCTCGAACGAGGGCTTCCAAAGGATCAGAAACGCCGGCAATGCGCCAAACAGCAGCGCTCCCGCGAGCATCGCCGTCGAGACGATCATGTAGCGCGTCTCGCTCAATCCACCATTGAAACCGATGCGGTTGCGATCATGCATCGGGATTCGTCGGTGAAAATCGCGGATGAAATCGATGTAATGTTGCCGCTGGTCCGCATCGGCGCGGCCATGGCTATCGCCGCTGAAGATCGTGAGCTTGCGATAATTGCCGAACCTGACGGTGCAGATGCCGATGGGGATGTCGTCGCCTCGCACGAAAGTCGTCTGCAGGCGGATCGACCGGATTTCGCGGAAAGCGATCGTCCGGGTTTCGCGCTCGGAGGTGAAGGTGACGCCGGCAGCATCCAGCCGGACGCTGCGCGTGTCGATGGACCAAGACATCCCGGTGTCGCCATCGACGAAATAGAGTGGATATTCGGCAGGTTGCGCGGGTTCCATCCTATCAGTCTACGCGCCCGGTGGTTCCTGTTAATCTTGTATTCCGCTCGGCCATGCCCATGTTTTCGCTATGTCCACAACCTATGCTTCCACCCTTCACGGCAGGTTCGCGCGCTCGCCAAGCCGCGCGCAGCGGCTTGCGCGTCTCGATCGGCTGGCGACGCTGCTCGACACGGCGTTCGTGATTCCGTTCACGAAAATCCGCTTCGGTGTCGACGGCCTGTTCGGCCTTGCGCCGGTGGTGGGCGATGTCGTCACCACGGGTCTTGCGCTCTACATCGTCTATGAAGCGCACAAGCTCGGGGCGCCGAGGCATGTGCTGGCGCGCATGATCGGCAATGTCGCGCTCGACGGCCTGATCGGCGCGGTGCCGGTCGCTGGCGACGTGTTCGACGTGATCTGGCGCGCCAACAAGCGCAACGTCCGCATCCTGCGCGAGCATCTAGATCGCGAGGCGCAAAAGGGGCGGTAAACCCTAAAGCCCTGTGCTACACAAACCCCCGCAATATCCTTTGGGGGAATTCATGCTCAAGAAGCCTGCCTGTCCGGTGATCGCCATCGAGGAGCATTACTGGGACAAGGAATTATCCGACACCTATCAGGGCATCGGCCGCGCCACCCAGGCGGAAGAACAGACGCGGCGCATGCTCGATCTCGGCGAGCTGCGCATCCGCGAGATGGATGAAGCCGGCATCGATGTGCAGGTGCTCTCGCATGGCTCACCGTCGACGCAATTGCTCACCGGCCCTGAGGGCATCGCGCTGACCAAGCGCGTCAATGACCGGCTTGCCGAAGCCATCGCCAGACATCCCACCCGCTTTGCCGGCTTCTGTGCGCTGCCGACATCCGACCCGGAGGCCGCCGCGGCCGAGCTCGAACGCTGTGTCAAGAACGGCTTCAAGGGTGCGATGATCCACGGTCTCGCCAATGGTGTGTGGATGGATGACGTGCGCCTGCGTCCGATTTTCGCGCAAGCCGAAAAACTCGACGTGCCGATCTATCTGCATCCGTCGGTGCCAATGCAGCCGGTGATGGATGCCTATTACAAGGATTACATCAAGGACTTCCCGATGGTGATCCGCGCCGCCTGGGGCTTCACCGTCGAGACGGCGACGATCGCGATCCGCATGATCCTGTCCGGCATGTTTCAGGAACATCCGAAACTGAAGATCATTCTCGGCCATCTCGGCGAAACGCTGCCGTTCCTTCTGTGGCGCATCGATCATGCGCTGGCACGGCCGGGACAGAAACAGCTGAACTTCCGCGACGTCTTCTGCAAAAACTTCTATGTCACCACCAGCGGCTTCTTCTCCAATCCGGCGTTGCTCTGCACGGTGATGGAATTGGGTGTCGATCGCATCCTGTTCGCTGTGGACTGGCCGTTCGTCGCCAACACCCCCGGCACGCAATGGGTCGACACCATCCCGCTGTCGGATGAGGACAAGATCAAGATCCTCAGCGGCAACGCCAAGACGCTGTTGAAGATGTAAGACGCGCTCCGCCTTCATCTTCAAGCACAAGTCGGCTACCGCCGACTTGTGTGGATCGCGTCTCGAAGAAAGAGGCCGGGCACGATGCTCTCCCAAGCCCTCGCCCTTCGAGACGCATGCTGCGCATGGTTCCTCGGGGTGAGGGCTTGAACTCACGGCACGTCGTCATCTCCTCCGCATCGCTTTCCCTTCGAGATGCTCGATCTGTCGCGCCACGCGCCGCTACGGCGTGCCTCATTATGGCTGCATTTCAAGGCCCGATTTCGCTGGTAAAACACGGTTTTTGGGTCTATACGGCTGTGCGGACCGGGCGTGACAGTGATCGCGGTTTTGGGCGCCGCCTCGGCCATCTTGGTCCATCGAAATTGGTCCATTGAAATTTGCCCAGCGG
The genomic region above belongs to Pseudorhodoplanes sinuspersici and contains:
- a CDS encoding UdgX family uracil-DNA binding protein (This protein belongs to the uracil DNA glycosylase superfamily, members of which act in excision repair of DNA. However, it belongs more specifically to UdgX branch, whose founding member was found to bind uracil in DNA (where it does not belong), without cleaving it, appears to promote DNA repair by a pathway involving RecA, rather than base excision.), producing the protein MRTVAQPDVLARQGRNDETGHATGSLTAMRQEAEHCTRCPLYRNATQTVFGEGPRNAPVVFVGEQPGDQEDLAGKPFVGPAGRMFDKAMEEAGLDRSRAYVTNAVKHFKFEPRGKRRLHKRPNAGEVRACRFWLEGELAAIKPDLVVALGATAAQALALQAVAVTKMRGPFSFPQHKGFITVHPSSLLRAPDEESRQLAYRAFLKDLKRIGDLAPAIRA
- a CDS encoding DUF4112 domain-containing protein; protein product: MSTTYASTLHGRFARSPSRAQRLARLDRLATLLDTAFVIPFTKIRFGVDGLFGLAPVVGDVVTTGLALYIVYEAHKLGAPRHVLARMIGNVALDGLIGAVPVAGDVFDVIWRANKRNVRILREHLDREAQKGR
- a CDS encoding amidohydrolase family protein, giving the protein MLKKPACPVIAIEEHYWDKELSDTYQGIGRATQAEEQTRRMLDLGELRIREMDEAGIDVQVLSHGSPSTQLLTGPEGIALTKRVNDRLAEAIARHPTRFAGFCALPTSDPEAAAAELERCVKNGFKGAMIHGLANGVWMDDVRLRPIFAQAEKLDVPIYLHPSVPMQPVMDAYYKDYIKDFPMVIRAAWGFTVETATIAIRMILSGMFQEHPKLKIILGHLGETLPFLLWRIDHALARPGQKQLNFRDVFCKNFYVTTSGFFSNPALLCTVMELGVDRILFAVDWPFVANTPGTQWVDTIPLSDEDKIKILSGNAKTLLKM